A genomic stretch from Nitrobacter winogradskyi Nb-255 includes:
- a CDS encoding IS3 family transposase (programmed frameshift), translating to MRQKSGPEKAPAEQVVKDIRRATRRQFSAEEKIRIVLEGVRGEESIAELCRREGIASSMYYGWSKEFLDAGKRRLAGDTARAATSDEVKELRREAQALKEAVADLTLENRLLKKKHARGWGGRHMRYPASEKAEIIRLVEASHLPARRTLDKLGIPRATFYRWYDRYLTGGIEALADHRSRPDRVWNRIPDPIRAEIVELALRETELSPRELAVRFTDEKRYFVSEASVYRLLKAHDLITSPAYIVIKAASEFKDKTTAPNQLWQTDFTYLKITGWGWYYLSTVLDDFSRFIVAWKLCATMRADDVTATLDLALAASGLDQITVAHRPRLLSDNGASYISAELATWLDGKGMKHVRGAPYHPQTQGKIERWHQTLKNRILLENYYLPGDLERQVAAFVEHYNHGRYHESIDNLTPADVYFGRGQTILTERERIKRQTIHQRRLQHHLQAA from the exons ATGAGACAGAAATCCGGGCCGGAGAAAGCACCGGCAGAGCAGGTCGTGAAGGACATCCGCCGGGCAACGCGCCGGCAGTTCTCGGCTGAAGAGAAGATCCGCATCGTGCTGGAAGGCGTGCGCGGCGAGGAGAGCATCGCCGAGCTGTGTCGGCGCGAGGGGATCGCCTCGTCGATGTATTACGGCTGGTCGAAGGAGTTCCTCGACGCCGGCAAGCGCCGTCTCGCTGGTGACACGGCCCGCGCCGCGACGTCGGACGAGGTGAAAGAGCTGCGCCGTGAGGCGCAGGCCCTGAAGGAGGCCGTGGCCGATCTCACCCTGGAAAACCGCCTGCTGA AAAAAAAGCATGCTCGCGGATGGGGAGGACGACACATGAGGTATCCTGCATCCGAAAAGGCCGAGATCATTCGCCTGGTCGAGGCCTCGCATCTGCCGGCACGGCGAACCCTGGACAAGCTCGGCATCCCGCGCGCCACGTTCTATCGCTGGTACGATCGCTATCTCACCGGTGGGATCGAGGCTCTGGCCGATCATCGCTCGCGGCCGGATCGTGTCTGGAACCGGATTCCTGACCCAATCCGGGCCGAGATCGTCGAGCTGGCGCTGCGCGAAACGGAGCTGAGCCCGCGCGAGCTGGCGGTGCGCTTCACCGACGAGAAGCGCTACTTTGTCTCGGAGGCGTCGGTATATCGGCTGCTGAAGGCTCATGATCTCATCACCAGCCCAGCCTATATCGTCATCAAGGCGGCGTCTGAGTTCAAGGACAAGACGACAGCGCCCAACCAGCTCTGGCAAACCGACTTCACCTACCTGAAGATCACGGGTTGGGGCTGGTATTATCTCTCGACCGTGCTCGACGACTTCTCCCGCTTCATCGTCGCCTGGAAGCTCTGCGCCACGATGCGGGCGGATGACGTCACCGCCACGCTCGATCTGGCTCTGGCGGCATCGGGGCTCGACCAGATCACGGTCGCGCATCGGCCGAGGCTGTTGAGCGACAACGGCGCCTCATACATCTCGGCCGAACTCGCTACCTGGCTCGACGGCAAGGGCATGAAACACGTTCGCGGCGCGCCGTATCATCCCCAGACGCAGGGCAAGATCGAGCGCTGGCATCAGACCCTGAAGAACCGCATCCTGCTGGAAAACTACTATCTGCCCGGCGACCTTGAACGGCAGGTCGCGGCCTTCGTCGAGCACTACAATCACGGCCGCTATCACGAGAGCATCGATAATCTCACGCCCGCTGACGTCTACTTCGGCCGCGGGCAGACCATCCTCACCGAACGCGAAAGGATCAAACGCCAGACCATCCACCAAAGACGCTTGCAGCATCACCTGCAGGCCGCCTAA
- a CDS encoding aa3-type cytochrome c oxidase subunit IV, giving the protein MSDHREIVYSTSEGMDYPAHEQTYKSFIKIGVIGAAAVATVVIMMAIFLT; this is encoded by the coding sequence ATGTCAGATCATAGAGAGATTGTGTACTCGACCTCGGAAGGAATGGATTATCCGGCGCACGAGCAGACGTATAAATCCTTCATTAAGATCGGAGTGATCGGTGCGGCGGCGGTAGCAACCGTTGTGATTATGATGGCGATCTTTCTTACGTGA
- a CDS encoding IS630 family transposase has translation MAREVWKAQQGLLDPARLVFIDETGTSTNMARLRGRCRRGQRLVGKIPHGHWKITTFVAALRHDAITAPFVINEPMNGEIFRVYLQRCLVPTLKPGDIVVMDNLPAHKNDDVRQIIEAAGAQLRYLPPYSPDLNPIEMAFAKLKAHLRKAAERSIPALWNRIGSILDLFSPDQCINFFNHAGYA, from the coding sequence ATGGCCCGCGAGGTCTGGAAAGCGCAACAAGGGCTGCTTGATCCAGCCCGCCTCGTCTTCATCGATGAGACCGGCACCTCGACCAACATGGCGCGATTGCGTGGCCGCTGCCGCCGTGGCCAACGCCTGGTCGGCAAGATTCCACACGGTCACTGGAAGATCACCACCTTCGTCGCGGCACTGCGCCACGACGCTATCACCGCTCCCTTTGTCATCAACGAGCCGATGAATGGCGAGATCTTTCGCGTCTACCTGCAACGATGCCTGGTCCCGACCCTGAAGCCAGGCGACATCGTGGTGATGGACAATCTGCCCGCCCACAAGAACGACGATGTTCGACAAATCATCGAGGCCGCTGGCGCGCAGTTGCGCTATCTGCCGCCGTACTCGCCCGACCTCAACCCGATCGAGATGGCGTTCGCAAAGCTCAAGGCCCATCTGCGAAAGGCCGCCGAGCGATCGATCCCCGCACTCTGGAACAGGATCGGTTCTATCCTCGATCTCTTCTCTCCAGACCAATGCATCAACTTCTTCAATCACGCCGGTTATGCGTAA